From Terriglobales bacterium:
GAATCTCGACCGGGCGCGCAAACCGAAACCGAGACCCAATCATCCAGGTGTGATATGGCCAAGGTTTTTACGATTCCGGTGCCCCCCGATACGCAGCGGGCGAAGCGCGTCCGCAAGAGCGACTCCCGGTATGTCGAAGGGCAGCGCCTGCTAGTAGGGGCCATGCGCTACCTGGCGCAGACCGATCCCAGCAAGAACCGCCCGGCCATCACTTTGCTTTCCGACCACTTCCGCAATAATTTCCGCATGAGCGACCGCCCGCAGCACCAGCAATGACCCGGCGGCCCACTTCCCTGGAATGTTCCTGAAGATGCCCGTCAGGGCGTCTGGTTGTTTCTGCGGAACACTGCCGCCGCGAAGACCAGCACCGCGGGATAGCACTCCAGCACATACCTGGGCTCCGGATTCTCCAGGGTGGAGAGGAACGCCGAGCGGAGCACGATCCACAGCAGCATGATGCCGGCGAAGCGCACCTGCCCCCGCACTGCGCCCACGATGGCCAGCACGATCAGCGCCAGGTTCGCTGCGCCCAGCGCCGTGCCGATCGCGGAACCCCTGGGATCGTCACGGAACTCCCACCAGCGGCTGTTGAGCGGCAGGGCCTCCGTGCGCGGCCGCAGCCACATGTCCGCCACCCGCAGGAGTGGGAGCCAGAGGTAATAACGCAAGCGGTTTGCTGCGATGCGCTGTTCAGCCAGCGCCCGGAACTGCGTGTCCAGCTCCGGTGGCATCTTCAGCGACTGGTTGTAGGTCTCGAAGAGCCTCAGGGTTTGGAGCCGCTGTGGCTCCGAATCGATGGCGCGCGCCGGCAGCTTGCTGGCGTCCAATTCTTCGCCGGGCACGTGCCAGAAGATGTCCTCGACCGAGATGTAGTCCACGATCCAGGTGCGCACCCAGGAGTAGAAGCCGGTCGGGGCGTATTCGTTGGGATTGTTGGCGTAGCGCGGCGCCAGGGGCTGGAACTGGCCGAAGACCCGGTGATTGCGGATGGTCCAGGGCACCAGGGGCGCCAGCCCCAACGCCGCCACCAGAAGGCCCGCGGCCACCACCCGCCGGACGTCGCCCTGCCGTATCGTCCACAGCAAGAGGTACAAGCCGATCGCCGCCAGCAGGATGCCGCCATCCGGCCGCAGGATGACGCCGGCGCCGGTCGCCAGCCCGCACACCGTCCACCACGTCACCCAGCGTTGCTCGCGCAGCCGATCCAACCCCTTTACCGCTCCCAGCAGTGCCAATGCAGCGAAGAAGATCGCCAGCGGTTCGGTGAGAGCTGTGGCATCGTAATTGGCGAAGAAAACGCACAGGGCGCAGAGGGCGAAGGCGATACGCGCCGCGCGCCCTCCCGCCGTCTCCCGCGCCACTTCCGCCACCACAAAACAGGTGCCCAGGTCGAGCAGGATCTGCGCCACCATCACCGCGGTGTAGTGCTCGATCCCGAAGATGGACCAGATCGCCACCAGGAACAGCGGGTATCCCGGTAGGCGGATCAAGGTGGGCGCCAGAGCGCCGTCCTCGGTCATGGCGTAGGCGTGGTGCTGCATCCAGTTCCTGGCGAGGTCGCCGTAAATGAACGAGTCCCCGGCGAGGAAGCGGAATTTCCACAGGAACACCAGCCGTAGGGCCAGCCCGGCCAGGGTGAAGACGAGCAAGAAAATGGCGTGTTGGCGCAGCCATGCGCGCACGCGCGGAATATAACAGACGCCGGCAGCCGAGGGCGGCGGTTTGCGCCACCCGGCTTCGCCGCCTTACGATAAAGAGAGCACTCCTTCATGGCCACTCCCGTCTTCTACGACCCCAAGCGCCGGCGCTGGCGCTGGTTGCGGCGCATCCTCGACGTCCTGGGCGTCACCATCACGGTGGTCATCATCGTCTTCGTGGTCAGCATCCTGCGCGGCGAGAACCTGCCCAATCTGCTGTTGACGCAACCTCCACGTCCCTATAAGGGGCTCAAGGAGAAGGAGCGCCGGCGGGCGCGGCCTCGTCCCGTGAGCCGCCGCACCACGAAGAAGCCGTCGCAGATCCCACTCAACAGCGTGGAGGGCATCCGCGCGGCTTACTACGTGCAATGGGACGCCGCCAGTTACGCGTCACTCAAGGAGTATCTTCCCCAGATCGACCTGCTGTTTCCCGAATGGCTGCACATGCTGACCCCGGACGGCAAGCTCCAGGGCGTCACCTCGCTCAATCAGTTCTTTGACGTGGTCAGCGGCTCCACCGCCCGGCCGGTGGACGACAAGGTCATGCGCCTGCTCAATCAGGAAAAGTCCGAGACCGAGGTCTTTCCCCTGGTCAATAACTTCAACACCCTGACCCGGAGCTGGATGGGAAAGGAACTCGGCCAGATGCTGTCGAGCGCCGAGGCCCGCCGGAATTTCCGGCAGCAGGTCGCGCTCTTCCTCTCCTCCGACAGGTACCGCGGGCTGTGCGTGGATTTTGAGGACGTACCCTTCGCGGCGCAGCCGGGTTTCCGCGCCCTCATCAACGAGCTGAACAACGATCTGCACGCGGCCGGCATGAAGCTGTACGT
This genomic window contains:
- a CDS encoding glycosyltransferase family 39 protein gives rise to the protein MRAWLRQHAIFLLVFTLAGLALRLVFLWKFRFLAGDSFIYGDLARNWMQHHAYAMTEDGALAPTLIRLPGYPLFLVAIWSIFGIEHYTAVMVAQILLDLGTCFVVAEVARETAGGRAARIAFALCALCVFFANYDATALTEPLAIFFAALALLGAVKGLDRLREQRWVTWWTVCGLATGAGVILRPDGGILLAAIGLYLLLWTIRQGDVRRVVAAGLLVAALGLAPLVPWTIRNHRVFGQFQPLAPRYANNPNEYAPTGFYSWVRTWIVDYISVEDIFWHVPGEELDASKLPARAIDSEPQRLQTLRLFETYNQSLKMPPELDTQFRALAEQRIAANRLRYYLWLPLLRVADMWLRPRTEALPLNSRWWEFRDDPRGSAIGTALGAANLALIVLAIVGAVRGQVRFAGIMLLWIVLRSAFLSTLENPEPRYVLECYPAVLVFAAAVFRRNNQTP